From the genome of Papaver somniferum cultivar HN1 unplaced genomic scaffold, ASM357369v1 unplaced-scaffold_10, whole genome shotgun sequence:
GTCAATATATGAAAGAAAACAAAGGTAGTTTTGGTCCAACAGCTATgaacttatcatcatcatcaccagcacCAGCTCCTGTAATGGGTGTTCCGTCGCCACTATTTTACAACCGTGAAGTCAATCAATCCATGGATTTATTCCCACAACGTACCGGTTTTGGTCCTTCTACAACATCGACGGAAACAAAGAAGCCTGAAGCCGCACAAATGACAATATTTTACGGTGGTAAGGTACTAGTTTTCGACAACTTACCGGTGGAAAAGGCAAAAGAAGTTATGAATTTTGCCAAGAATTTCTCTCCTGTTACGAGTAATTCCGTTGTTGCTAGCAAAGACGTATTGCCGCCGAGACCAGTACAACAACCACAGCAGCAAGTACAACAAAAACAGTTTGGAGATTTGCCCATTGCAAGAAAAGCATCACTTCA
Proteins encoded in this window:
- the LOC113326781 gene encoding protein TIFY 10b-like, producing MSSLSQQERMMRSKNFSQTCNLLSQYMKENKGSFGPTAMNLSSSSPAPAPVMGVPSPLFYNREVNQSMDLFPQRTGFGPSTTSTETKKPEAAQMTIFYGGKVLVFDNLPVEKAKEVMNFAKNFSPVTSNSVVASKDVLPPRPVQQPQQQVQQKQFGDLPIARKASLHRFLEKRKDRINAKAPYQVTGSPATKSGKTQANKIDESKSWLGLASQTGQQWGLAYQL